A segment of the Serratia fonticola genome:
TGATCCTGTCGCCGCTGGTGGCATTACTGCTGTCGCTGGATGTGAATACCTGGATGGCAGTGGCACTGACCCTGCTGTTGGGGACGCCAACGCTGAGCCTGATAGGCGCGATTGGTGTGGCCCTGACGGTGGGTCTGCGTAAAGGCGGCGTACTACTGAGCTTGCTGGTACTGCCGTTGTATATCCCGGTACTGATATTTGCGACCGCCGCCATTGATGCGGCATCCATGGGTATGCCGATTGACGGTTATCTGGCTATCCTGGGCGCTATGCTGGCGGGGAGTATCACGCTGGCGCCTTTTGCGACCTCTGCTGCGTTGCGTGTAAGCGTACACTAGCAATAAAGCATATCGCGGGTGAATGCCATCAAGAGCCTTGCCCGTACATAAGACTTTCGCCGTTCGGCCTGTACAGAGCGGCACCGAATGACTTTTACCGTGAGCAATGACGA
Coding sequences within it:
- the ccmB gene encoding heme exporter protein CcmB; protein product: MFVIILRRELKIAFRKGAEIVNPLWFFLIVITLFPLGVGPEPQLLARIAPGIIWVAALLASLLSLERLFRDDFLDGSLEQLLLLPTPLPMTVLGKVCAHWVVTGLPLLILSPLVALLLSLDVNTWMAVALTLLLGTPTLSLIGAIGVALTVGLRKGGVLLSLLVLPLYIPVLIFATAAIDAASMGMPIDGYLAILGAMLAGSITLAPFATSAALRVSVH